In Carettochelys insculpta isolate YL-2023 chromosome 21, ASM3395843v1, whole genome shotgun sequence, a single genomic region encodes these proteins:
- the LOC142023930 gene encoding torsin-1A-like, which produces MKLLDVAGFFALMPTLVPALEPITTSLVVGGAAVAWQLFSPASWFKCHFLECCNMRDTLDIPALQMALQQKVFGQHLATQEVLKALSAHARDKQPRKPLVMSFHGWTGTGKSFVSEIIAQNLYRQRDARRRFVHQFDAVLHFPHAEHVKLYKEQLRNWIRGNVSTCPRSLFIFSEMDQMPYGLIDSIMPYVSHHKVINGVYYGKAIFLFLNNAGGDKITEVALAHWRQQKGREEIPLQDLQSMLSAEIINNRNSGFWNSKLIQKNLVDYFIPFLPLEYKHVKQCIQKELRYQGLREDEDLIIQIASAMSDYPNEDRIYSSKGCKTVASKVNLNT; this is translated from the exons ATGAAGCTCCTGGATGTGGCTGGATTCTTTGCACTGATGCCCACTTTGGTGCCAGCACTGGAACCCATCACCACCTCGCTTGTTGTTGGCGGGGCAGCTGTGGCTTGGCAgctcttctcccctgcctcctggTTCAAGTGCCACTTCTTGGAGTGCTGCAATATGAGGGACACACTGGACATCCCAG CCCTGCAGATGGCATTGCAGCAGAAGGTGTTTGGGCAGCACCTTGCCACCCAGGAGGTTCTGAAAGCGCTGAGTGCACACGCCAGAGACAAACAGCCCAGGAAACCACTGGTGATGTCCTTCCATGGGTGGACTGGCACTGGCAAGTCCTTTGTCAGCGAGATCATTGCCCAGAACCTGTACCGGCAACGTGACGCCAGGAGGAGGTTCGTCCACCAGTTTGACGCAGTCTTGCATTTCCCGCACGCTGAACATGTCAAGCTGTACAAG GAGCAGCTGCGGAACTGGATTCGAGGGAACGTCAGCACCTGTCCAAGGTCACTTTTCATTTTCTCTGAGATGGACCAGATGCCGTATGGGCTGATAGACTCCATCATGCCGTACGTCAGTCACCACAAGGTCATCAATGGGGTCTACTACGGCAAGGCCATCTTCCTCTTCCTAAA CAATGCTGGAGGAGATAAGATAACGGAGGTGGCGCTGGCTCACTGGAGGCAgcagaagggaagagaagaaattCCCCTGCAGGACTTACAGTCTATGCTGTCTGCAGAGATTATCAATAACCGGAACA gtGGTTTTTGGAATAGCAAGCTGATCCAGAAGAACCTGGTGGACTATTTCATCCCCTTTTTGCCCCTAGAATACAAACATGTGAAACAATGCATCCAAAAGGAACTGCGCTACCAAGGCCTCCGAGAAGATGAAGACCTCATCATACAGATTGCCTCAGCTATGTCCGACTATCCCAATGAAGATAGAATCTATTCTAGCAAAGGTTGCAAAACTGTGGCCTCAAAGGTGAACCTGAACACCTAG
- the LOC142024007 gene encoding torsin-1B-like isoform X2, with protein MQLLLGLLSLLAPGSAALEPISLGIAIGAASALTGYFSYPSFYCGFVECCPGEAERPNATALREELDNKLFGQHLAKDVILKAVIGFGNNPNPKKPLVLSLHGWGGTGKNFVSQILAKNIHKAGPKSKFVHLFIATLHFPHEHQINLYKDQLQKWIRGNVSACAKSVFIFDEMDKLHPGLIDAIKPFLDYYDHIDGVSYRRAIFIFLRFAVRLL; from the exons atgcagctgctgctggggctactCTCGCTGCTGGCGCCCGGCTCGGCCGCGTTGGAGCCCATCAGTCTGGGCATCGCCATCGGGGCGGCCTCGGCGCTCACCGGCTACTTCTCCTACCCCAGCTTCTACTGCGGCTTCGTAGAGTGCTGCCCCGGCGAGGCGGAGCGGCCCAACGCCACCG CACTGAGGGAGGAGCTGGATAATAAACTCTTTGGACAGCACCTTGCCAAAGATGTAATCCTGAAAGCAGTGATTGGATTCGGAAACAACCCAAATCCCAAAAAGCCACTCGTTCTCTCCCTACACGGCTGGGGAGGCACGGGTAAAAACTTTGTCAGCCAAATCCTCGCAAAGAACATTCACAAAGCAGGACCCAAAAGCAAATTTGTTCATCTCTTTATAGCCACACTACACTTCCCCCATGAACATCAGATTAACTTGTATAAG GACCAGTTACAAAAGTGGATTCGGGGTAATGTGAGTGCCTGTGCCAAGTCTGTGTTCATATTTGATGAAATGGATAAGTTGCACCCCGGCCTTATTGATGCCATCAAGCCATTCTTAGACTATTATGACCATATTGATGGGGTGTCCTACCGAAGAGCCATCTTTATCTTTCTCAGGTTTGCGGTCCGACTTCTGTAG
- the LOC142024007 gene encoding torsin-1A-like isoform X1 has translation MQLLLGLLSLLAPGSAALEPISLGIAIGAASALTGYFSYPSFYCGFVECCPGEAERPNATALREELDNKLFGQHLAKDVILKAVIGFGNNPNPKKPLVLSLHGWGGTGKNFVSQILAKNIHKAGPKSKFVHLFIATLHFPHEHQINLYKDQLQKWIRGNVSACAKSVFIFDEMDKLHPGLIDAIKPFLDYYDHIDGVSYRRAIFIFLSNAGGDLINKVTLDFWKSGQDRQQIQLKDLEPVLSVAVFNNKNSGFWHSSLIDRNLIDYFVPFLPLEYKHVKMCIRAEIKSRGREVDEAIVEKVANEMTFFPKDEKIYSVKGCKIVQDKLFYYWEP, from the exons atgcagctgctgctggggctactCTCGCTGCTGGCGCCCGGCTCGGCCGCGTTGGAGCCCATCAGTCTGGGCATCGCCATCGGGGCGGCCTCGGCGCTCACCGGCTACTTCTCCTACCCCAGCTTCTACTGCGGCTTCGTAGAGTGCTGCCCCGGCGAGGCGGAGCGGCCCAACGCCACCG CACTGAGGGAGGAGCTGGATAATAAACTCTTTGGACAGCACCTTGCCAAAGATGTAATCCTGAAAGCAGTGATTGGATTCGGAAACAACCCAAATCCCAAAAAGCCACTCGTTCTCTCCCTACACGGCTGGGGAGGCACGGGTAAAAACTTTGTCAGCCAAATCCTCGCAAAGAACATTCACAAAGCAGGACCCAAAAGCAAATTTGTTCATCTCTTTATAGCCACACTACACTTCCCCCATGAACATCAGATTAACTTGTATAAG GACCAGTTACAAAAGTGGATTCGGGGTAATGTGAGTGCCTGTGCCAAGTCTGTGTTCATATTTGATGAAATGGATAAGTTGCACCCCGGCCTTATTGATGCCATCAAGCCATTCTTAGACTATTATGACCATATTGATGGGGTGTCCTACCGAAGAGCCATCTTTATCTTTCTCAG TAATGCAGGTGGGGATTTAATAAATAAAGTGACTCTGGACTTCTGGAAGAGTGGACAAGACCGGCAACAGATTCAGCTGAAAGACCTGGAGCCTGTGTTATCTGTAGCAGTCTTCAATAACAAGAATA GTGGCTTCTGGCACAGCAGTTTGATCGACAGGAACCTCATTGATTACTttgtccccttcctgccccttgaGTACAAGCACGTAAAGATGTGCATCAGGGCAGAAATCAAGTCTCGTGGCCGTGAAGTTGACGAGGCGATCGTTGAGAAGGTGGCCAATGAGATGACCTTTTTCCCAAAGGATGAGAAAATCTATTCTGTTAAAGGCTGCAAGATAGTGCAGGATAAGCTTTTTTATTATTGGGAGCCATAG
- the LOC142024009 gene encoding LOW QUALITY PROTEIN: torsin-1A-like (The sequence of the model RefSeq protein was modified relative to this genomic sequence to represent the inferred CDS: inserted 1 base in 1 codon), whose protein sequence is MSVRSHCTLDLSGDTNRGRVGPRVGAQGERFGHVTVSARFQNGCHVTAKAYLPMDPDKVSAHTQDGGSGSGECGSGSGXCWDWRRGGCQAGLGLGPGRGVMKLLRGPLGTALALALLLSPVQTVEPISLGLALAGAASALTGLISYPRLYCYFRECCLQHEGPRAGAALQEDLDRKLFGQHLVKKVIVKAVIGFLNNTNPKKPLTLSLHGWTGTGKNFVSKIIAESIYEGGLNSKYVHQFVSTLHFPHAHSISQYKDQLQSWIRGNVSTCARSIFIFDEMDKMHAGLIDSIKPFLDYYEQLDGVSYRRAIFIFLSNAGAEKITAVALDFWRSGRKREDMELRDLEASVSLSVFNNKNSGFWHSSLIDRNLIDYFVPFLPLEYKHVKMCVRVELESRGYVVDEEIVTKVADEMTYFPKEERIYSDKGCKTVFTKLDFYYDL, encoded by the exons ATGTCAGTACGGAGTCATTGCACGCTTGACCTGTCGGGAGACACCAACCGCGGCAGGGTGGGCCCGCGTGTGGGTGCGCAAGGGGAACGTTTCGGTCACGTGACAGTCAGTGCTCGTTTTCAAAATGGCTGCCATGTGACAGCGAAAGCCTATCTTCCTATGGACCCGGACAAGGTCTCTGCCCACACCCAAGATGGCGGCTCTGGAAGCGGTGAGTGCGGAAGCGGAAGTG TGTGCTGGGATTGGAGGCGTGGCGGCTGTCAGGCCGGGTTGGGCCTGGGTCCCGGCAGAGGGGTCATGAAGCTGCTGCGCGGACCGCTGGGGACTGCCTTGGCGCTTGCTCTGCTGCTCAGCCCGGTGCAGACGGTGGAGCCCATTAGCCTGGGGCTGGCGCTGGCCGGGGCAGCTTCGGCGCTCACCGGCCTCATCTCCTATCCCCGCCTCTACTGTTACTTCAGGGAGTGCTGCTTGCAGCACGAGGGGCCCCGGGCGGGAGCAG cacttCAGGAGGATTTGGACCGGAAACTATTTGGCCAGCACCTCGTAAAGAAGGTGATTGTGAAAGCTGTGATTGGCTTCTTGAACAACACAAACCCCAAAAAACCTCTCACTCTCTCCTTACATGGATGGACTGGTACTGGCAAAAATTTTGTCAGTAAAATAATTGCAGAGAGTATCTACGAAGGAGGACTGAACAGCAAATATGTCCATCAATTTGTGTCCACTTTGCATTTCCCCCATGCACATAGCATTAGCCAGTACAAG GACCAGTTGCAGTCCTGGATTCGGGGAAATGTGAGCACCTGTGCCAGGTCAATCTTTATATTTGATGAAATGGATAAAATGCACGCAGGACTCATTGACTCCATCAAGCCGTTCTTGGACTACTATGAGCAACTTGATGGTGTGTCTTATCGACGAGCCATCTTCATCTTTCTCAG CAACGCTGGGGCTGAAAAGATAACAGCAGTGGCATTAGATTTCTGGAGGAGTGGAAGGAAAAGGGAAGACATGGAACTCAGAGACCTGGAAGCTTCAGTGTCTCTGTCTGTCTTCAACAACAAGAATA GTGGCTTTTGGCACAGCAGCTTGATCGACAGAAACCTCATTGATTATTTTgtcccctttctgcccctggaATACAAACACGTGAAAATGTGTGTCAGGGTTGAACTTGAGTCACGTGGGTACGTGGTGGATGAAGAAATTGTCACCAAAGTAGCTGATGAGATGACCTACTTCCCCAAGGAAGAGAGAATTTACTCTGATAAAGGATGCAAAACTGTGTTCACCAAGCTGGATTTTTACTATGATTTATAA